From Medicago truncatula cultivar Jemalong A17 chromosome 7, MtrunA17r5.0-ANR, whole genome shotgun sequence, a single genomic window includes:
- the LOC25498594 gene encoding uncharacterized protein, giving the protein MKPTIGWSSRIFGCDVENAKAIQFTIKLVIRKSDGKILYAQGDREFADLLLSFLTFPLGGVVRMFGGKCSLGSIDALYHSIVDLDENKYFVTKEAKNKIVDPHLAPQFNMRNQILPIRQPREKFYCHDDYDITCKNIDYFDCTKKVVFFSSFDGYVKGTKTYVATDDLVVKESSPTSVLNLINHFRTPLNDLKEKVINIGINECLSILKASLTSTEALTNGLGHLVTEVQEGKLRSVNIF; this is encoded by the exons ATGAAACCAACCATTGGATGGTCATCAAGGATTTTCGGTTGTGATGTTGAAAACGCTAAGGCAATTCAATTCACAATTAAGCTGGTTATTAGAAAATCAGATGGGAAAATATTGTACGCTCAAGGGGATCGTGAATTTGCAGACTTGCTTTTAAGTTTTCTTACATTTCCTTTGGGAGGAGTTGTGCGTATGTTTGGAGGAAAGTGTTCTTTGGGAAGTATTGATGCTTTGTACCATAGCATAGTTGATTTAgatgaaaacaaatattttgtgaCAAAAGAAGCCAAGAACAAAATTGTTGATCCTCATTTGGCCCCACAGTTTAATATGAGGAATCAGATTTTACCAATTCGTCAGCCACGTGAAAAGTTTTATTGTCATGACGATTATGACATAACTTGCAAAAATATAGATTATTTTGATTGTACCAAAAAAGTCGtgtttttttcatcttttgatGGTTATGTGAAGGGAACAAAAACCTACGTTGCCACAGATGACTTGGTTGTAAAAGAGTCGTCTCCAACTTCAGTTTTAAACTTAATCAACCATTTTCGAACTCCTCTTAATGACTTGAAGGAAAAGGTTATCAACATTGGTATTAATGAG TGTCTAAGCATATTGAAGGCATCTTTAACTTCAACAGAAGCTCTTACAAACGGTCTGGGACACTTGGTGACTGAAGTACAAGAGGGGAAACTGAGATCTGTCAACATATTTTAA